Proteins encoded in a region of the Pseudomonas viciae genome:
- a CDS encoding SRPBCC family protein: MNAFQPDTLIKNPHICQVETSVEVARDAASVWEVVGNFGGFDQFIPALERIEMTGNGVRSLRKKFFRDGQNLVVEQLNSHDDQAMHMTWTLIYNTLGIDNLWAAMRVEPLSDNRCRATWTIIADHTDAHTPSGFRDFLQGFADEAMANVQVMFK; this comes from the coding sequence ATGAATGCATTTCAACCCGATACCCTGATCAAGAACCCCCACATCTGCCAGGTCGAAACCTCGGTGGAGGTAGCACGCGATGCGGCGAGCGTCTGGGAAGTGGTGGGTAACTTTGGTGGATTCGATCAATTCATCCCGGCACTGGAACGTATTGAGATGACCGGCAATGGCGTGAGATCCCTGCGCAAGAAGTTCTTCCGCGATGGCCAGAACCTGGTGGTGGAACAGCTCAATAGCCATGACGACCAGGCCATGCACATGACCTGGACGCTGATCTACAACACCTTGGGCATCGACAACCTCTGGGCGGCGATGCGCGTCGAGCCCCTGAGCGACAACCGCTGCCGCGCCACGTGGACCATCATCGCCGACCACACCGACGCCCATACACCGTCGGGGTTCAGGGACTTCCTGCAAGGGTTTGCCGATGAGGCGATGGCGAATGTGCAAGTGATGTTCAAGTAA
- a CDS encoding non-ribosomal peptide synthetase → MRRLEIAVPGTSQAMAELARELELHGHGVVDPQSPATHGAVDLLIDDGTAPCAIEARTCLQVRVALRVMPGEGLPQPVLVFRDGAQRLLCREVIALENSGNGQSLRLRTLAAVVESGARMVSQLSRDETCFEHWPTIPDDAADQPQHGLDALESLAFEHCLNRPPEPWLLAAAEVPVMQSIEQRMLDDATQPALWVDGQLTDYKTLRSLALRLQQAMLAQLQEATDHPLVIGVCLPKSAHLYAAILAVLGCGAVYLPLDPQHPAQRRRFILENAKADLLLHDGDGDLGDLALPTLNVHRLPAPKPGIPASLIRRVVGIDEPAVAIYTSGTTGQPKGVLLSHRNLGHFCAWYGDYVQLQRDSRALQFSTINFDASLLDILPTFIQGALLVVPSEDQRRDPQQLVELMGAQQVTHAFLPPALLSVMPLDAPLGLAHLITGGDVCEPFVIEQLAPQCRFHNIYGPTETTVLATTRQFGVGDNNRNLGMPIANARVLILDEQLQPVPQGSPGELYITGPGVGLGYLNDPVLTAKRYLNLTLPTGRILRVYRTGDIGQWTDCGIELCGRRDNQVKIRGFRVEPEEIEHCLRDSQLFRQVAVGVDERRRILAFLVHPREDRPGTALQALREHVQNTLPSYMHPATYVELPSLPYTSNGKVDRRALLATAVQVQVGSQRRQPQNALEKQLQKLWAELLDLPVEDIATDESFFNLGGHSILLSQLLLSIREAFGRSLSINRFIEAPTLMTLAKLLDDSEQNSASTLSPQAFIDAEAELNLDPLPISQCGDVHKVVVTGANSFLGVHIVEALLTWGATEVACLVRASGGQSAAERFSQALQDNRLTHLDLSRISVYNADITQPQLGLPDDVYARIDRTFGALVHNAAHVNHVLDYESLARDNVEPIFECLRLCEGRSKKIFNFVSTLSASSALDADGQVLEQPAAKTPPIYIKNGYNLSKWVGERILQRARERGVWVNLFRPGNISFNSLTGVCQPHKNRLMLMLKGSIQLGQVPDLSLNFDLMPVDFLARFIAFHASRYQPTQAVFNLHNPEPLSWDAYVASFRDSGREFSLVSVADWQRQLGRVDADNALFGVLGFYLNGFEEDIGDISLISHDNARAGVRQMGARYPEKSPALLRRGADYLKAIDFI, encoded by the coding sequence ATGAGACGCCTCGAAATTGCAGTGCCTGGCACAAGCCAGGCCATGGCCGAACTGGCCCGGGAACTTGAGCTGCACGGCCATGGTGTGGTGGATCCTCAATCGCCAGCAACACACGGTGCGGTCGATTTGCTGATCGACGACGGCACAGCGCCGTGCGCTATTGAAGCGCGCACCTGCCTTCAAGTGCGCGTGGCGTTGCGAGTTATGCCCGGTGAGGGATTGCCACAACCGGTATTGGTTTTTCGTGACGGTGCACAGCGGCTGTTGTGCCGGGAAGTGATCGCCCTGGAAAACTCCGGCAATGGTCAGTCCTTGCGCTTGCGTACGCTGGCAGCGGTGGTCGAGAGCGGTGCGCGGATGGTCAGCCAGTTATCACGGGATGAAACCTGCTTCGAGCACTGGCCGACGATACCAGATGACGCCGCCGACCAGCCCCAGCACGGGCTCGATGCGCTGGAGTCGCTGGCCTTCGAACACTGCCTCAACCGACCACCGGAGCCCTGGCTATTGGCCGCGGCCGAGGTGCCGGTGATGCAGAGTATCGAACAGCGCATGCTCGATGACGCGACACAACCGGCCCTGTGGGTTGATGGGCAGCTCACCGACTACAAAACTTTGCGCAGCCTGGCGCTGAGGTTGCAGCAGGCCATGTTGGCACAGCTCCAGGAAGCAACCGACCACCCACTGGTGATCGGCGTGTGCCTGCCCAAGTCTGCGCACCTGTACGCGGCGATCCTGGCGGTGCTGGGCTGTGGGGCGGTGTACTTGCCGCTGGACCCGCAGCACCCGGCACAACGTCGGCGCTTTATCCTGGAGAATGCCAAGGCGGACCTACTGCTGCACGACGGCGACGGCGATCTGGGCGACCTCGCGCTGCCGACGCTGAATGTGCATCGGTTGCCTGCGCCCAAGCCTGGCATCCCGGCCTCGTTGATCCGTCGTGTGGTGGGCATCGACGAGCCGGCGGTGGCGATCTACACCTCCGGCACCACCGGCCAGCCCAAGGGTGTGCTGCTCAGTCATCGCAACCTCGGCCATTTTTGTGCCTGGTACGGCGACTACGTCCAATTGCAGCGCGACAGTCGGGCGCTGCAATTTTCCACCATCAACTTTGACGCCTCGTTGCTGGATATCCTGCCGACCTTCATCCAGGGCGCGTTACTGGTGGTGCCCAGCGAAGACCAGCGCCGCGACCCGCAACAATTGGTGGAGCTGATGGGCGCGCAGCAGGTGACTCACGCGTTCCTGCCGCCAGCGCTGCTGAGCGTGATGCCGCTGGACGCGCCGTTGGGTTTGGCGCACCTGATTACCGGCGGCGATGTCTGTGAGCCGTTCGTGATTGAACAGCTCGCGCCACAGTGCCGGTTCCACAACATCTACGGCCCGACCGAAACCACGGTGCTGGCCACCACGCGGCAATTCGGCGTCGGCGACAACAACCGCAACCTGGGCATGCCCATCGCCAACGCCCGGGTGCTGATTCTCGACGAGCAGCTGCAACCCGTACCGCAAGGCTCGCCGGGTGAGCTGTACATCACCGGGCCGGGTGTCGGCCTGGGTTATCTGAACGATCCGGTGCTGACCGCCAAACGCTATCTCAACCTGACGCTGCCCACCGGGCGAATACTGCGGGTTTATCGCACCGGCGATATCGGCCAGTGGACCGACTGCGGCATCGAACTGTGTGGCCGTCGCGATAACCAGGTGAAGATCCGCGGCTTTCGAGTCGAGCCTGAGGAAATCGAGCATTGCCTGCGAGACAGCCAGTTGTTTCGCCAAGTGGCGGTAGGGGTCGATGAACGCCGACGGATCCTGGCATTCCTGGTTCACCCCCGGGAAGACCGGCCCGGCACCGCCCTCCAGGCCTTGCGCGAGCATGTGCAAAACACCCTGCCCAGCTACATGCACCCGGCGACCTACGTCGAACTGCCCAGCCTGCCTTACACCAGCAACGGCAAGGTCGATCGTCGGGCCTTGCTCGCCACAGCGGTGCAGGTGCAGGTCGGCAGCCAGCGGCGCCAACCGCAGAACGCGCTGGAAAAGCAGTTGCAGAAACTGTGGGCCGAGCTTCTGGATCTGCCGGTCGAAGACATCGCCACCGACGAGAGCTTCTTCAACCTCGGCGGGCATTCGATCCTGCTGTCGCAACTGCTGCTGAGCATCCGCGAAGCCTTCGGGCGCAGCCTGTCGATCAATCGCTTCATCGAAGCGCCTACGCTGATGACCTTGGCGAAGTTGCTGGACGACTCTGAACAAAACAGTGCATCGACCCTCAGCCCCCAGGCCTTCATCGACGCCGAAGCCGAGCTCAACCTCGACCCGCTGCCCATCAGCCAGTGCGGTGATGTGCACAAGGTGGTGGTGACCGGCGCCAACAGTTTTCTTGGGGTACACATCGTCGAGGCGTTGCTGACCTGGGGCGCCACCGAAGTCGCCTGCCTGGTGCGCGCGTCTGGAGGGCAAAGCGCTGCGGAACGTTTTTCCCAAGCCTTGCAGGATAACCGCCTGACCCATTTGGACCTGAGCCGCATCAGCGTTTACAACGCCGACATCACCCAGCCGCAATTGGGTTTGCCGGATGACGTCTACGCCCGCATCGACCGTACCTTCGGCGCACTGGTGCACAACGCCGCCCACGTCAATCATGTGCTCGACTACGAGTCCCTGGCGCGGGACAACGTCGAGCCGATCTTTGAATGCCTGCGCCTGTGTGAAGGGCGCAGCAAGAAGATCTTCAATTTCGTCTCCACACTTTCGGCGTCCAGCGCCCTGGATGCCGATGGCCAGGTCCTGGAGCAACCCGCCGCCAAGACGCCGCCGATCTACATCAAGAACGGCTACAACCTGTCTAAATGGGTGGGCGAACGGATCCTGCAGCGCGCCCGCGAGCGCGGGGTGTGGGTCAATCTGTTCCGCCCCGGCAACATCAGTTTCAACAGCCTGACCGGGGTCTGCCAGCCCCATAAAAATCGCTTGATGCTGATGCTGAAGGGCTCGATCCAGCTCGGGCAGGTGCCGGACTTGTCCCTCAATTTCGACCTGATGCCAGTGGACTTCCTGGCGCGTTTCATCGCCTTCCACGCCAGCCGTTACCAGCCGACGCAAGCGGTGTTCAACCTGCACAACCCCGAGCCTTTGAGCTGGGATGCTTATGTGGCGTCGTTCCGCGACAGCGGCCGGGAGTTTTCCCTGGTGAGCGTCGCCGACTGGCAACGGCAATTGGGTCGGGTCGATGCCGACAACGCGTTGTTTGGCGTACTGGGTTTCTATCTCAATGGCTTCGAGGAAGACATCGGCGACATCTCGCTGATCAGTCACGACAACGCCCGCGCCGGCGTGCGGCAGATGGGCGCCCGCTACCCAGAAAAATCCCCGGCCCTGCTGCGCCGCGGCGCCGATTACCTCAAGGCCATCGATTTCATCTGA
- a CDS encoding diiron oxygenase, with protein MNAIQYQSFADAWESRATIRTRPRRRVENDDKLIFPMSRQPLVHSQTFLSHCPQLRDFVLVQSLYKFINDVVIFETELVDHTARRIAKNSFGIEFPFACRYDAMTVVVDEDYHALVAMDFMQQTIDMTGIAPIPLPSQIELSRAIPAALAQAPEHLLSAVELICIAIAENTVTNDVAAFARDDSVKASIKGLMADHLLDEGRHSGFWTRLVQIYWRTAPDEDHEAIARLMPGFIAQYLTSDLQQAFDFELIAHLPVDESVRQSLREDASALAYPVNRFHPLVANITRFFRSSSMLTSPCVRDALADYLTP; from the coding sequence ATGAACGCCATCCAATACCAATCGTTCGCCGACGCCTGGGAGAGCCGCGCCACCATCCGCACCCGGCCCCGGCGCCGGGTCGAAAACGACGACAAGTTGATCTTCCCCATGAGCCGTCAGCCACTGGTGCACAGCCAGACCTTTCTTAGCCACTGCCCGCAGTTGCGCGATTTTGTGCTGGTGCAAAGCCTCTACAAGTTCATCAACGACGTGGTGATTTTCGAGACTGAACTGGTGGACCACACCGCCCGGCGTATAGCCAAGAACAGCTTCGGCATTGAGTTCCCGTTCGCCTGCCGTTACGACGCGATGACCGTGGTGGTGGACGAGGATTACCACGCGCTGGTGGCGATGGACTTCATGCAGCAAACCATCGACATGACCGGTATTGCGCCGATCCCGTTGCCTTCGCAGATCGAACTCAGCCGCGCGATACCGGCGGCCCTGGCCCAGGCGCCGGAGCACTTGCTCAGTGCCGTGGAGCTGATCTGCATCGCCATTGCCGAGAACACCGTGACCAACGATGTGGCGGCTTTTGCCCGGGACGATTCGGTCAAGGCCTCGATCAAGGGGCTGATGGCCGACCACTTACTGGACGAAGGACGGCATTCCGGTTTCTGGACGCGGCTGGTGCAGATTTACTGGCGCACCGCGCCCGACGAGGACCACGAGGCGATCGCACGATTGATGCCCGGTTTCATCGCCCAGTACCTGACAAGTGACCTGCAGCAAGCGTTCGATTTCGAGCTGATTGCGCACCTGCCTGTTGACGAGTCGGTACGCCAGTCGCTGCGTGAAGACGCCAGCGCACTGGCCTACCCGGTCAATCGCTTTCACCCTTTGGTGGCCAATATCACGCGCTTTTTTCGCAGCAGCTCGATGCTCACGTCCCCCTGCGTGCGCGATGCCCTCGCCGACTACCTGACCCCATGA
- a CDS encoding DUF3050 domain-containing protein, which produces MQPTKEQLSLKKHELGQHPVFSEITSIDLLRRFMESHVFAVWDFMSLTKRLQRELTCVHLPWLPPADPHAARLINEIVLGEESDDRPGAGYCSHFELYLDAMREVGADTRAIEQFITLQQEGVSPETALESVEVEPAAARFVRQTLHTALHAPAHSVAAAFVHGRESVIPQMFQRMLDAWGIGLDQAPTFRYYLQRHIEVDSEDHGPAAEKLLARLIDGDPQRETEVLVAALAAVHSRAALWDGLRQSMAQPVAQVTP; this is translated from the coding sequence ATGCAGCCAACCAAAGAACAACTATCTCTGAAAAAACACGAACTTGGCCAACACCCGGTTTTTTCCGAAATAACATCAATTGATCTGCTACGCCGTTTTATGGAAAGCCATGTGTTTGCCGTGTGGGACTTCATGTCACTGACCAAACGGCTGCAACGGGAGCTGACCTGTGTCCACCTGCCCTGGCTGCCGCCGGCGGACCCACACGCGGCACGCCTGATCAACGAAATTGTCTTGGGCGAAGAATCGGATGACCGCCCCGGAGCAGGCTATTGCAGCCATTTCGAACTGTATCTGGATGCCATGCGCGAGGTCGGTGCCGATACCCGCGCCATCGAGCAGTTCATCACCCTGCAACAGGAAGGCGTCAGCCCCGAGACAGCGCTGGAGAGCGTCGAAGTAGAACCGGCGGCGGCACGTTTCGTCCGCCAGACCCTGCACACCGCCCTGCACGCCCCAGCCCACAGCGTGGCCGCCGCGTTCGTGCATGGACGCGAGAGTGTTATCCCGCAGATGTTCCAGCGCATGCTCGACGCCTGGGGCATTGGCCTGGATCAGGCGCCGACCTTTCGTTACTACCTGCAGCGGCACATCGAAGTCGATTCCGAAGACCATGGCCCGGCCGCGGAAAAGCTCTTGGCCCGGCTGATCGATGGCGACCCGCAGCGCGAAACCGAGGTGTTGGTCGCCGCCCTCGCCGCCGTCCACAGCCGCGCAGCGCTGTGGGATGGCCTGCGCCAGAGCATGGCCCAACCGGTTGCACAGGTGACCCCATGA
- a CDS encoding GntR family transcriptional regulator, whose product MTQKPKPLSTIQVNGPIPAAQARSIIEESLREAILDGRLPCGTALRQQELADLFGVSRMPVREALRQLEAQSLLNVVQHKGAVVAPLINNDAVETYALRSVLESFALRLSIPLLDASDLALGAQYIEQLETETDHAQIAKLNRLFHMSLYHKAPNSRLLDLIEHELNEEERFLRFHLSSMGLGKLTQDDHRALLEAARAKDIDKAIALLELHLEKACITMRRYLEQQSNR is encoded by the coding sequence GTGACACAGAAGCCCAAACCGCTCAGTACTATCCAGGTCAACGGACCCATCCCCGCTGCCCAGGCACGCTCGATCATCGAAGAGTCTCTGCGCGAGGCCATTCTCGACGGGCGCCTGCCCTGCGGTACAGCCTTGCGTCAGCAGGAGCTGGCCGACCTGTTCGGTGTGAGCCGCATGCCGGTGCGCGAAGCCTTGCGCCAGCTCGAGGCGCAGTCACTGCTCAATGTGGTCCAGCACAAGGGCGCCGTGGTGGCTCCGTTGATCAACAACGATGCGGTCGAGACCTACGCCTTGCGTTCGGTGTTGGAGTCTTTCGCCTTGCGCCTGTCCATTCCCCTGCTCGACGCCAGTGACCTGGCCTTGGGAGCCCAATACATCGAGCAGTTGGAAACCGAAACCGACCACGCCCAGATCGCCAAGCTCAATCGGCTGTTTCACATGTCGCTCTACCACAAGGCGCCCAACAGCAGGCTGCTGGACTTGATTGAGCACGAGCTCAACGAAGAAGAGCGCTTCTTGCGCTTTCATCTGTCGTCCATGGGCCTGGGCAAACTGACCCAGGACGATCATCGTGCGCTGCTTGAAGCCGCGCGAGCCAAAGACATCGATAAAGCCATTGCCTTGCTGGAACTCCACCTGGAAAAAGCCTGCATCACCATGCGCCGGTATCTCGAACAACAGTCGAATCGTTGA
- the lapG gene encoding cysteine protease LapG, with amino-acid sequence MLGGLRADWDFAQISRRAQALYGPLGEGQQRIDAWQQLLATQKQVPELEQLKVVNLFFNKQVRYVEDIDLWREVDYWETPVQALWKGAGDCEDYAIAKYFSLRHLGVSSDKLRITYVKALRQNRAHMVLTYYATPDAMPLVLDSLIDGIQPASQRTDLLPVYSFNAEGLWLPGAKGNKKVGDTKRLSRWQDVLKKMQAEGFPVETTN; translated from the coding sequence ATGCTGGGTGGCTTGCGGGCCGACTGGGACTTTGCGCAGATCAGCCGCCGGGCGCAAGCCTTATATGGGCCGCTGGGTGAAGGGCAGCAACGAATCGATGCCTGGCAGCAATTGTTGGCGACCCAGAAGCAGGTTCCGGAGTTGGAGCAGCTTAAGGTGGTGAATCTGTTCTTCAACAAACAGGTGCGCTACGTGGAAGACATCGACCTGTGGCGTGAGGTCGATTACTGGGAAACTCCAGTCCAGGCCTTGTGGAAAGGCGCTGGCGACTGCGAGGACTACGCCATCGCCAAGTACTTCAGCCTGCGTCATCTCGGGGTCTCCAGTGACAAGCTGCGCATCACTTACGTCAAGGCCTTGCGGCAGAACCGTGCGCACATGGTGCTCACCTATTACGCCACCCCCGATGCGATGCCGCTGGTCCTCGATAGCCTGATCGACGGCATCCAGCCAGCCAGCCAGCGAACCGATCTGCTGCCGGTCTACTCTTTCAATGCCGAAGGGCTGTGGTTGCCGGGTGCCAAGGGCAACAAAAAAGTGGGTGACACCAAACGCCTGTCCCGGTGGCAGGATGTGTTGAAAAAAATGCAGGCCGAAGGTTTTCCGGTCGAGACGACTAACTAG
- the lapD gene encoding cyclic di-GMP receptor LapD: MSLFKQLLIAICLFLVVAFSGSFMVSLESSRTQYVNQLRSHAQDAATALALSLTPNIDDPAMVELMVSSIFDSGYYASIRVVDVTTDKTLVERTGIPDAGSVPKWFVKLIGLEPAGGDAIVSRGWEQAARVEVVSHPMFALAKLWQSALGSLGWLLLCGAVSAVLGALLLRRQLKPLDYMVHQSHAIARREFLSLPELPRTPELRRVVQAMNQMVEKLKALFQEQAERSEKLRVESYQDNLTGLANRRYFEMQLNARVSNPEQASSGYLLLLRVKDLAGLNQRLGGQRTDQLLKAVGEQLLRECARYPETQNLVTRIRGGEFAVLAPGLVREEALQLAQNLEGALASLHATGATDVASVASIGLAPFVHGDSPQAVLQLGDQALAQAESQGEPGWACLDHSASASVGDDHHAWHTLLDQALNHQRFELYFQPVVAAQDTQVVLHYKVLSRLFDEQGQTIPAGRFLPWLERFGWTARLDRLMLEQVLKQMAGHDQSLALNLSSATLADPQALNKVFEILRAHSNLGPRLTLEIGEEQLPEQAVLEQLTRRLRELGFSLSLQRFGGRFSMIGNLSRLGLAYLKIDGSYIRAIDQESDKRLFIEAIQRAAHSIDLPLIAERVETEGELAVIREMGLFGVQGQLVGEPKRWE; encoded by the coding sequence ATGTCTTTGTTCAAACAGCTGTTGATCGCTATCTGTCTGTTCCTGGTGGTTGCCTTCAGTGGCAGCTTCATGGTCAGCCTGGAGAGCTCGCGGACCCAGTACGTCAACCAGTTGCGCTCCCACGCCCAGGATGCGGCCACGGCGCTGGCGCTGTCGTTGACGCCGAACATCGACGACCCGGCGATGGTGGAGCTGATGGTCAGCTCGATCTTCGACAGCGGCTATTACGCGAGCATCCGCGTGGTCGACGTGACCACCGACAAAACGCTGGTCGAGCGCACGGGCATTCCGGACGCCGGCAGCGTGCCGAAATGGTTCGTCAAACTCATTGGCCTGGAGCCGGCCGGCGGTGATGCGATTGTCAGTCGTGGCTGGGAACAGGCGGCGCGAGTTGAGGTGGTCAGCCACCCGATGTTCGCTCTCGCCAAGCTGTGGCAAAGCGCGTTGGGCAGCCTCGGTTGGTTACTGCTGTGCGGCGCCGTGAGCGCGGTGCTGGGGGCCTTGCTGCTGCGTCGTCAGCTCAAGCCGCTGGATTACATGGTGCACCAATCCCATGCCATCGCCCGTCGTGAGTTCTTGAGCCTGCCGGAATTGCCACGTACCCCTGAATTGCGTCGCGTGGTGCAGGCGATGAACCAGATGGTCGAGAAGCTCAAGGCACTGTTCCAGGAACAGGCCGAGCGCAGTGAGAAGCTGCGGGTCGAGTCCTATCAGGACAACCTCACAGGCCTGGCCAACCGGCGTTATTTCGAAATGCAGCTCAATGCCCGGGTGAGCAACCCGGAGCAGGCCAGTTCCGGTTATCTGCTGTTGCTGCGGGTCAAGGACCTGGCTGGTTTGAACCAGCGGTTGGGCGGGCAGCGTACCGACCAGTTGCTTAAAGCGGTTGGTGAACAATTGCTGCGTGAGTGCGCCCGGTATCCGGAAACCCAAAACCTGGTGACGCGCATCCGCGGTGGGGAGTTTGCTGTGCTGGCGCCCGGGTTGGTGCGTGAAGAGGCGTTGCAACTGGCGCAGAACCTTGAAGGGGCGTTGGCGAGCCTGCACGCCACTGGCGCGACCGATGTGGCTTCGGTGGCCTCCATCGGATTGGCACCGTTCGTCCATGGCGACTCGCCGCAAGCGGTGCTCCAGCTCGGCGATCAGGCTCTGGCCCAAGCCGAAAGCCAGGGCGAACCGGGCTGGGCCTGCCTGGATCACAGCGCCTCGGCGAGCGTCGGCGACGATCACCATGCCTGGCACACTTTGCTCGACCAGGCCTTGAATCATCAGCGATTCGAGCTGTATTTCCAACCGGTGGTCGCCGCCCAGGACACCCAAGTGGTGCTGCATTACAAAGTGCTGTCGCGGTTGTTCGACGAGCAGGGTCAGACCATCCCTGCCGGGCGCTTCCTGCCCTGGCTGGAGCGCTTTGGCTGGACTGCGCGCCTGGACCGCTTGATGCTCGAGCAGGTGCTCAAGCAGATGGCCGGGCACGATCAATCCCTGGCGCTGAACTTGTCCTCTGCGACCCTGGCCGATCCTCAGGCGCTGAACAAGGTTTTTGAAATTCTGCGGGCGCATTCCAACCTCGGGCCGCGCCTGACGTTGGAGATTGGTGAAGAGCAACTGCCGGAGCAAGCCGTCCTGGAGCAATTGACCCGGCGTTTGCGCGAGCTTGGCTTCTCTCTGAGCCTGCAGCGTTTTGGTGGGCGGTTCAGCATGATTGGCAATTTGTCGCGGCTGGGGTTGGCTTATCTGAAGATCGATGGCAGCTATATCCGC